The genomic DNA GTTGGCAGCTATTGCACCAGTTCCAGTCACCACAGCCAGTGATCTCATTAAGATTCTCACTTCCAGGTCTTATAATAACATTGTGTGGTCCAGCCATTGTAGCCACTGTAATCaaaatacacatatactgtaatagaATAGGATATGACTGAATAATTTCTTAAGTAGGCCATATTTTGAACACAATACATTGTGAAACCCTCCTGCTGTAGCTGTACGCCTGTGTAGTGGCATTGCCCTTTCCCCCGTAGCTAACTCAAACACCTGAGACCTCACCTTTACCGTCCAAAGCAACAGCGCAACAAAAAAATCAGTGATTGAGTTTCTATTGACCGGTTTTGTTTGCCCTTTTTTGTCCGCGGTGTTACAGCCCCTGTGGTATATTCCTCTGCgcgtgtttttctttttatggGAGATTGTGTTTCTCGTGTTCTGGTGTTAACAGAAGCATTCCTCACCGTTCCTTCTGATTGTCTGGGTAGTAGGTGATACTCCCTGATTTTTAACGATgaaatgccttttttttctgttgttgttgtcctgaGGGGTCGAGAGTTGTTGCTCTCTAAAATGTGATTCTTTTTTACCTTAGTTACTGTTCTTGTCATATAGAAATTTTGTGAAGGATGTCAAATGAGCAACTGTCAGTCCACAGTTTTTGTTACATAACCACATCTATGCTATCCATACATTTACGCAAtgaggcaatacactgcaatgaCGATATGTCACTCTCATGACCTAAAAAAGGGCTTTCATAAGAATGTGTTTTAAAGCATTTGGCAGCTATTCAGACATAAACATgatctttttacattttttggtCAACAATTACCTAATGACTTTTTTATTGGAGAGATTTCTATATGGTGTTATTTTCAAATAGCACTAAATAATCAATATATTAAAATGTCAACATGTTACTGCAACAAAGGCAGAAAACAACTGAATTTTACATGGTTCCACTAACAGATGGACACTGTCTTTGCTATAAATACTGAAGTCAATAAAAGACTCAAAGACTCAGAAATAAAGCTTGATCTGTAACACATCAGAGGTTCTAAATATTTAGCAAATGTCTGAGTTTTCTCCTGTTTTTGTATGACTCTTCAGATGATGCACGTTacataacaaataaagacagtctaatgtacacacactcacaaaggcaGCTTGAAGCCTGGCTATTTCAATCCTAGCCTCCAGATGATGATGGTACAAATTAATTGGATCCGTTTTGGGCTGGGTCTCACGTCTTGGCCAGGGCCTGTTGACTGCAGGGCTGTTTTGAAACAGACAGTGTAACCCGATGAGCCCTGCTCAAGGGCTGACCTGTACAGGTGACAGCAGGATAAAGAAGAGGAAACCGGCAGTGGAGAAACAGCGCCGTTGCTGTTCCTGATCAGAGACTGACCTGGTACACAGAGGCCTGATCTGGCCAGCGCCAGGGCCACACCTGAGCTGCACTACAGTACTGGGCACGTAGTCTGACTTCAGCCAGGCTGGGAATGCAATGGAAAAAGCCCAAACTTTAAAGGAAGAGACACAAATATCTGTTATTGGCAGCTTACATAATGGATATACATGACACAAAAGATTGACATTGATTGGTTTAAtgaatatactttttttttttttatcatttccaTTATGTCATTTTTATCAGGGCTCAAAGACATCTTGTGTAACTAGTGCAAGTGGTAAAAGTAACATGATAAAATGAAATAGTTGCTGAAGGAATCCAAACCACAGTGGATACTGATAGAATAATAACCTGCAACGCAAAACTAATGAAGGTTATTAGCATGTGACAACACTGACACAGTGTAAATATATTCAATGAATTTGAGCCTATTAGCTCACTGAGCAGCAATGTGGTAACCATTGTGTTAATGTTGAATTGATGTATGCCTCAGATTATTCATGACTACCTGTGTAGACCTATGCAATAGACAAAAGGAGCTTACAGTATTTTACACATCTGGACAGACATAAAACCTTATGTGGCCTATACTGAGCCAATCAGTCACAGTCACCTGTTACACAACATTTCAGGTTAACTGTCAGGGATCTGATGGCACTCTCTCTTGGCTGTAGGAGGGCCTACGCCATGTGTACGTCAAGAACAGAAGAGACAAACTAAAATGGGATCTCTCTGACCCATATCTGAGCTGTGTCAGACATCAGGGGCCTTACGTCTTCTCTGGCCATCACTCATCCATACTGTCATCTGGCACCACTCTTCTCTCCCACACATTCTAGGCCTACAAGAGCCATTCACTGGTTATACATGTAGGTCATCTGCAAATTCCAAGTGACATGGATACGGAGTCCAGGTACAGTCAACCCCAAGTCCGTGGTGACCATAGTGATCTAATCAAACTGATATCaagatatgtagcctacttatcaAGATACATTCCATAATGCAATGTAAACATGTGTTGACTAGAATGTGCTATATTTGCCCACTTGCATTGTAGTTTTGCAAAATATCAAATTCATATGATGATGTAACTAATGAGGCAAACCTGCGTCTGATCAAAGTCGTGACTTATCTTTGTTTACAAAGATGGGCCTAATGAACAGACAATAGTCATGTACCTGCAGTAACCATATCTGAAAGTGAATCTTCCCTGGCTATTGTAACACAATAATGGCTcttatgtgagtgagtgtgtgtttgtgtatgtatagcTGAATCCTATCACTACAGATCATGGATATAACCCCGATATCCCCCCTGAGACACTATGCCTTTTGTGACCTGCAGTCCCAGACAGAGGCCTCTCACAGTACCCTCACAGTGCACCTGTCACAATCCCCAAATGTCTCATACGAAATCCCCAAATGTCCCATACAAATCTTTTCAGTGTTTACTGTGGCACTTTCTTTTAAGTTTGTGTTTGGGCTAAGGCTAGGCTTAATCCATATACAGGAAACTGCAGATCACTCACAGACAAAGAGTGGCAACCTGCGATCTGATAAATTAAAGCATTGCTGAAGTGTGAACAAGAGCTTTTTTTGTTATTGCTGACCAAACATGTCATGAGCTTCTTATAACAAAGAGAGTGGGTAAGCCTTATACTGTCAATATAGGTGCCTAATATAGGGCCTAATATAATTTGAGCTTCTCTTTGATTGTGCCATATATTTGataaaaaaattttttttaaacaaaacaaacaaacaaaacaaaaaaaaacccaggtCATACAACTTTATCAAGCCCCCACTTCACAAGCCCAGCACATCGTTTGGAAATATATTGTCACTAGGCCTATTACTTATCTACAGGAAAGTAACATGAAATACAAACTGCAGACCTGTCGTTAAACTAAAGACATCATTTTACCCATCATTTTGACCACCTCTGTTCATGTTTGTGATGATGTTGTGAACACTTTTAACCTTTTCTAGTTTTAATAAACGGTAGATAATGATATGCTATTATTCAGACATGTTGAGTAACATATGTTTTTGGGTTCTAGGTAGGCATACTGTATGGATTTGGAAGTCTTACTTTTTCAAGGATAACAATAAAGAAGAGTGTCTCAAGTTTGACCTCTCAAGCCTCGGAAACAATATTAGTCATAGAAACATGGTCAATAATGATTTATTATGGATATTTTTACATAACAGTGAAGGTTTGCTTTTGAAGTTCTGCAGACAAAGCGCTTTGTGACCGAGTTCTTCTTTCTCACACTATGGGCGCCTGTGCACCTGCAGACAAGGTGCTAACCACCTCGGGTGGTGATAGGTCCGCTCCATCATCGCCGGAGGGAGGGGTCACATATGGGAATTCGGTATTCGTTGAACAATAAAATACCTGTTGTGTatcaaaaaaagggaaaagacaaCGGACCGGGATAAACCAAAGTCGCCAAACCGAGAACGGAAGAAATATCAGTAGAAGCAAACTTCCTTGCTCAAGGCACCGAGTCGTCAAGAAATTTGAGCCATGGGTCCGAAATATTTAATACTGCTGAAATATATGTTGCTAAGTATCGGATTGTGCAAGGTAAGGATGTAATTTGATCTATTCTTTCTGGGTCGTTTTTAAGGAACATGTTTATGTTAAAGCATTATTCCTACTACTGCGTAAAATTGAACTGTGTGGGTGTTAGTGAACGCTTTTCTCTGAGGCTATATCTCATTTGCATGAACTGTCCTTACATTCTTTACTCATTGCCTAATTTGAGCAAAAATAAGATTTTAGAGAGAAAATATGCTGAAAAGGAAAATGTTGTAGTACAATAAGCCACAAAAACATAATGTATAATCAGTCCCATCAGAATAAGAAACGTAACGTTGCCTTTATATCTGTTTTATTTCTAGATATGCGCGGGGCAAAATGGTAggtactattttttttttcgaaacATCATTAAGGCTGAAACATGTTGACACCGATTACCTCTCCCCATAGCATAATTTAATCAGAGTGCACTCTTTCTTCCAGATATAACTGTATCGGTGTTCACAGTCACATCGAAAAGTATGACTGTTCGTTGGAGTGGGCATTCTGGGGCCAGCTCTTACAAAGTCACCGCCACACCGAAAAATTCTCCCGACACGCCAGTTTTCGCACAGTTTAGTGGCAATACCGTGATGGGCTCAGTAAATTCACTCATGCCAAACACCGTGTACACTATGCGCGTGGACGCCATGGACTCCGTTAACGTTCTGAGCAGCGCAGTGACAGAGGAGATCACAGGTGAGTTGTATTTAAATACCATGGCCATGGAACTtgaaattgtttattttcacaCTCAGATatgatgtgcttgtgtgcttgtgtgtctggtAGCTCCCGAGGTGCCAACAATCGACAAGGCCTACTCCAAACAGAGCGGCAGCATCACGGTGGAGTTTGGAGAGGTCTCTGGAGCCACCTCTTACATCCTACGGGCTCAGACCTTGGACGGGGGGTTTTTCTCTGAAACTGAAGTCAACAGCTCCAACCGCACTGTGATCAACCTGCAGCCTTACACCACTTACTCCCTAAACGTCATGTCTGTCAACACTGGAGGGAGAAGCCAGCCATCTATGCCAGTTGTGACCAGAACAGGTATCAAAATCACATTAAGGATTCTTATCATCATCCTCCAAAATGTTCCGTTCCCAGCTTTACTTTTTCCTTTAGTTCTTTGAACTTATGgtgtccattttttttattgggtCTTCCTCCTACCCTTGCTTTACTTGAAATCAGAATACATGAAGGCAAATATGAATCCTTCTTGCTTTGTCTTGAGGATAAAGAGTACGCAACTTTAGACCATGTGAAAGAATTGCATTATGCCCCATGTCCATTGTAATGTGGAAGCCTAACGCCTTGTTGGCCATCAGTGGTAACTGTATCCACCTACGTGCTCTGGACATCATACAGGAAGGAAAGATAGACCCTGAGAACTAGGTTGTCTCCTGTCCCCAGGGACGACTTGATGTAATCCAAGACACGGATCATTGATTTCATTTCACACCCAATGACTCTTCATTGTTACTTAATATAACCAAACATTGATATGTCAATTCTTGGTTTTTCTGATGGTTTTTCTGATGGAAGAAAAAATACCCAtccatttaatttatttgatgaTATCAGTATAATATTTATACCTACACATGTATCCCCCCCATTAAATCCAACCAATCCAGTCACCAGTGTACATTCAGTTGGTGTGATTCTCTCAGGGATCATGTTTAAGTGAAAGGCCCAGTAGTAGACTTAAGGCGTGCATAGTTGAAGCGCACTGAAACCTCTTTTCCTGTCTGGTTCCCCTTAGTAATTGAAAGTCCCGACATGAACACCACCTCTCCCAGCGACGACACCATCCAGGTGAGCTGGGAGCCAGTGGAGCATGCTGTACTCTATAGCCTGTGCATCATCAAGGAGGGCGCGGACACAAGGGTCAAGCTCAACACCACAGACACCGCCCACACCTTCTCCAACCTGGAGCCTGGCACCACCTACTGCATCAAGGGCACTGCCTGGGATTCAGATGGCAACATGGGAGAAGACCGCACAGTCTGCCAGATCACAAGTAAGACAGTGGACACCACAGCCCCCTCAGTCACTCAGTGTTTACATTTCGCATGCAGTCATGTGTGCATGAGTTACAGGTTGAGCAGAAACCTTGATCAAACTCACCATagtgtaattacacaatgattgGTAGAGATACACCGATTGTGAAATTCTGGGCCGATATTGATGCCCATACACAGTATAAAACAACAATTTGTCCAATAATTGAATTTGTTTGTTAACTTTGTGCAAAATTGATGCAACATAACAGAAAAACATCAGCCACAGCCATCGGTAATTGTCAGATAAAGACAGCCAACAAGGCCGATATCGACTGATAACGATGTTGACACATGTATCATTGCATCCCTAGTGACTGTAGTGAAATGATGCTCAACTTTCAGTGGAAACTTGATCAGattaaaaacagaacagaacagaattcTGACAGGGCCTGATCTGAATGGAGCCTGGCTGAATGAGCTGAGGTTAGCGCTTTGATGATCTACTAAATAACACAGCATTAGAGAAACATGACACCTGAAGGAgcataaaaacagacaaacaaaggaAACCACCCGCTGCTCCACATCTATTGATTTCTAAATCCAATTTCCCCTCAGGGCCCAAGAGTCCGCTGGAGGTGGCGGTGACGCTGACCCCGGGACGGACGATGGGCATGGCCGTGTCCTGGTCAGATGTGCGTGGAGCCGATGCCTACCTGGCCAGCACCTCCACCTATCAGAACTGCAGCTCCAACGTGGAGAACTACTGCCTGATCACGTCGCTGTACTGCGGTCAGAACCTCACGGTCACGGTGACTGCGGAGAACGACGCCGGGCCCAGCACCCCATCCACGCCTGAGGAGTTCATCACCTGTATGTATCCCACAATGCCACAGCTGTAGTTTATGTGAACATGTATGCTGTTACGAATAGTCGTTACAGTCTTTGTGTCAGGAATAGTATTTACAATGTGTCATTGACGGATACCCATCAAAGAaagcgcacgcgtgcacacacacacacacacacacacacatactgtacacacacacacacacacacacacacacacacacacgtatacacgcttacgcacacgcacacacacacattctgtgcaTTAAGTATGTAAACCATTCGCCTCCACGACTGTAAGACCCACATACCAGTGAGCTGTATTTCCTCCTGTCCCATGTCTCCCTCTTCAGTCCCGTGTCCCCCCGagtttgtgtgggtggaggaggcggaggccGGCATGTGCTCCGTCATGTGGAGCGAGGTGGACTTCGCCGAGTTCTACATCGCCTACGTGAAGCGCGACGACGGCTCGGAGGAGCGCTGCAACACCACGGACACGGTGTGCCACTTCCGCTGCCTCTGCGGCTTCACCTTCTTCCCCACCGTCTTCGCCTACAACCACGTGGGCCCCAGCCTGCCCGGCCCCGTGCTCAACTACACCACAAGTAGGAGCCGCAGGAGTCAGCGCCGTTCAGTTCAACACATTGTACATTATTATGGTCGTATACTACATGCACCTTCAACatgctgcacatacagtacagtactaggGAATAACAATCCACATGCCACCAATTTAGTCTGACATGACAAAAACGATAAAGCACATTTTTTTCATCACAGGAGAAATACTGCCTGCGAACATTTGACAAAGGCATCAGAGATGCAGGCCTGATAGAGATCAAGCGTGGTGCCTGAATttaggcttgagctcggccatgtacaAAGGCTATTCTctgtattgtctttgaatgtatttgataatttcaggcacagataatttcctgtctatcagccctggaGATGGTCCAGAGACCCTCCCTCCAagtcttgttttgtgtttatgtttacttgTCAGTAACATTTCAAAACAGACCAGGCCATAATCGCTACACTAttccagtgtttttcaaccactgtgccgtggcacactagtgtgccgtgacacattgttaggtgtgccgtgggaaattatcataagtttatcatattattataagtggtctaaaaaagagtgaatagacaTCATTTTctatgtgttcatttgattcctattcaagacactttgacaagaatgacttgatatcgttaatgcgggctacagatttttatttaatttcattttccataaaatttcattttatttaaaattttcggctggtggtgtgcctcaggattttttcaatgacaaaagtgtgccttggctcaaaaaaggttgaaaaacactgcactATTCTATGAACTATTTTCTTAAAtgctttctctcattttcttctccttctcttccactctcctcCTGTGGTCCAGTTCCTTGCTGCCCAGAGGATGTGACTGTGTCGCTCGTTTCCACGGAGACACTGGACATCACATGGTCGGCAGTGCGCGGGGCGGAGCTTTACGAGACCATTGCGGCTGACCAGCGCGACGTGATCCACTGCAACGACACGGCGCCGATGTGTGCCCTCTCCGACCTGAGCTGCAACAGCCGCTACAGCGTGGTGGTCAGACCCTGCAGCGAGATCAGGGGCTGCAACAACACATGCAGAGCTCATACGCAAGAGACAGGTAACACCTGAAAGGCACACACCTGAAACAGGtgacacctgcacacacacctgtacagggcaattgcacacacacacacacacacacacacacacacacacacacagaggtagagagatgacCATAAACAAAAGTTAGGAGGCAGGTACAGTAGTAtaatcacacagacagacacatctaTTTCTATTTCACATTTACACAGAAGTTGAAACAAGGAAATGTGTGCACCAAATGCACAACGTTTTCATCGCGtgttgggcacacacacacacacacacacacacacacacacacacacacacacacacacacacacacacacacacacacaccactaacccATGTACATATGCGGTGGGTTTGCACGTCTAAATTCCCCTCTCCGTGTATCGTCATGATGTTAACAGCTCCCGTCCAACCTGTCTCCCCTCAGCCCCCTGTGCTCCAGAGATCCTCAACATCACCCAGACGTCTGGGTCGGGCGTGGTGGTCCAGTGGCGCGCGGCCAACGCCGAGGCCAACTACACGGTGAGCGCGGTGGGCCGCACCGACTCGCACAGCTGCCAGTCGACGGGCACGGCCTGCGAGATCACCGGCCTGCCCTGCGGCGCCACCTACGAGCTCAGCGCCTACGCCAGAACCACGGCCGGACGCAGTCTGCCCAGCTACACACAGACCCTGGAGACAGGtggggtcacacacactcacacacacgcacgcacgcacacacacaaacacacacacacacacacacacacacacacacacacacacaaacacacacacacacacacacacacacacacacacacacacacaggcacaccttGGAGCCACAGGTACACCTTGATGTCTGCATGACAATGACTACACAGTAACACTGGCTCGGTGACACTAATACTGTATAATCTCTGCAAGCCTAAATAGCTCTAGTCTCTTTTCTAAATTCACGGAAAGTGCAATAACAATACAGATAAAGGATCACATTGCATGGCGTACTGCGAGAAACTGAGCCTGTCTCTGGTGAATACGTAACAATAGCAACAGTGCAGGTGCCGAGGTTCCACCTCTAATGCATCGCTAATGTACAGATCATTTGCCTCGAGCACAATGAGAACGTGGCACAGACGTGTGACCAGCCAGACGTACTGTAGAGAACGTGTGTCAGAGACGTGAACAGTGTTGAGTCAAAGTCGAAGGCCAAGTAACACAACAACTTCTGAGAGTGGCACATCAAACGCTACAGGGTTTCCCTCAGCCATACCATAGGCTGCACATTTTACTCTCTTGTAGTAAAaaagggtaacactttacttggcATGGTTTGTCCACTCACAGAGACTTACTGTAACAGATCATCTGTTATGATTCAAGTTCAGTATCTaaaattgttgtttgtttgtttttttgctccACAAAACTAAACCAAATCTGAGTCCTAACCTGAACCATAGATAGTAGTAGTTAACCGTGTCAACAGATAGTTTGTTGGTAATTTGAGCATCTGTAGTCTGTGGTTgtatttctctctttatctatatgttcctgtctctgtctgtgtctctccatctccagagCCCTGTTGTCCTGAGAGTCTGACCGTGGAGCAGGTGACCCAGGCGATGACCCAGGTGTCGTGGTCAGCAGCGACAGGAGCTCGCTCCTACATCACCTCTCTCACCTCGCCCAAAGGACAGGCCAAGTGCCACACCATGGACACGCACTGCACCATGGGATGCATCACCTGCGGCACCAACTACACCGTCACCCTGGAGGCCATCAGCAGGACCGGGCACAAGAGCGAGTGCAGCTACCACGGCTTCTCCTCCAGTAAGGGCTCCGGGGAAGCCATCTTGGAAAGCGAAAGCTACCTACACTAGTTCATTCATCCagtcatttgtgtgtctgttcatttgtttgttcattcctttatccattcattcgttcattcgtcCATTcgttcattctttcattctttcattcatccattagttcattcattatAAAATGATAATTAAAAACAAGACCAGATCCAGGGAGTCAGTCATTTTCTGTGGTAGCAACTGAATGTATGATGAGacacatgtgctgtatgtatgaTGGAATGATGATCTACCTGTTGTTCGTTTGTGTCCCAGGTGCGTGTTGCCCCTCGAGTGTGAAGCTGTACCGTATGGCCAACAACACGCTGCGGGTTTACTGGCGCTCGTCCGGCAGCCTGCACAACCACCTGGCCGACCTGTACGGCACCAGCTCCAACTACACCTGCACCCCGCCCATGGGCTCCAACTACTGCGACGTGTCGGAGATCGTCTGCGGGGAGGTGTACACGGTGGTGGTAGCACCTCTGGCCCAGGACGGCACCAAGATCACCTTCTGTCCCAGGAGGATGTACTCAGGTGGGGAAGGTCATGGGGTTTGGGTTTCACTtggtacactcttaaaacgaacgTGTcactatctggacacagagatgtgttaaaaacaacacaagttgtgttgttttcaacacatttgtttttggaGTGTAGAGTTTGTAGTAGAACATATTTTGCGTATGTGTAGATTCGAAATGTTGAATACAGGTAGGGCAGGGAGAACGGTCTAGTTTGTTTGACAGTTAGAATATTTAAATCTAAAGGGATTTGGCTGTCAAAAACGGAAACTGACAATGAAAGCTTTCGCTTtacaaatgcacatactgtatatttacagtataaagAAACACAGCATCCATATGATGTGCCACTACATATTTCTTATTCTGTgttatctttttctttttagtgTCATGCTCTGGAAATACTCTGGGAATGGGTAGGTACCGACCAAGATAAACGTTTGGACTTGAGCCTAAAGAAGCTTCAGTAATCACATACAATGACAATACAACTATTGTGTAGTTACTCCTGTTGTATCACTATTGTGCacatttctctttccttttgcAGTGATCTATCGTGGGAAGAGGAGTGTTGATTAACCAGAGCCAAAGTGAGTACCTATAGGCCTACCTGTACTGTAAAATGCTTTAGATAAAATCAtgttaaaataaattaaatataacatatcaaatgaattaaaatattttttttaccttttaatGATATATCAGTCTGTGTAAAAAAATGGATCTTAGGTTTAATGAAGGTCCAACTGCATTAACCCTAAACACTCTGGTGACTGACAGCACCTGTCATGTATACTTTTGTAGAATGCTAAGCGAGAAGATTAAGACAGAGACAAAATGGCGACCTCAGACATAGACATAAACACTTGAGATGTCTCCATAGTCGTCCATGGCAAGGGTTTCATTACTGGCCTCTATTGTGCGACGAGAACAGCATGAGCAGTATCATATCCCATCACGCGTACGAATGAGAAATGACGTCTTTCTGTACAGCATCGGCAACAATAAAATGGCCTCCTCTTACAGAGCGTCTTAATGAATACGCATGATGAGCAGGTTGGAGGCACATGGGAATACAGCTCATGGAGCCTATAGGTCACG from Sardina pilchardus chromosome 2, fSarPil1.1, whole genome shotgun sequence includes the following:
- the fndc7a gene encoding fibronectin type III domain-containing protein 7 — its product is MTVRWSGHSGASSYKVTATPKNSPDTPVFAQFSGNTVMGSVNSLMPNTVYTMRVDAMDSVNVLSSAVTEEITAPEVPTIDKAYSKQSGSITVEFGEVSGATSYILRAQTLDGGFFSETEVNSSNRTVINLQPYTTYSLNVMSVNTGGRSQPSMPVVTRTVIESPDMNTTSPSDDTIQVSWEPVEHAVLYSLCIIKEGADTRVKLNTTDTAHTFSNLEPGTTYCIKGTAWDSDGNMGEDRTVCQITRPKSPLEVAVTLTPGRTMGMAVSWSDVRGADAYLASTSTYQNCSSNVENYCLITSLYCGQNLTVTVTAENDAGPSTPSTPEEFITFPCPPEFVWVEEAEAGMCSVMWSEVDFAEFYIAYVKRDDGSEERCNTTDTVCHFRCLCGFTFFPTVFAYNHVGPSLPGPVLNYTTIPCCPEDVTVSLVSTETLDITWSAVRGAELYETIAADQRDVIHCNDTAPMCALSDLSCNSRYSVVVRPCSEIRGCNNTCRAHTQETAPCAPEILNITQTSGSGVVVQWRAANAEANYTVSAVGRTDSHSCQSTGTACEITGLPCGATYELSAYARTTAGRSLPSYTQTLETEPCCPESLTVEQVTQAMTQVSWSAATGARSYITSLTSPKGQAKCHTMDTHCTMGCITCGTNYTVTLEAISRTGHKSECSYHGFSSSACCPSSVKLYRMANNTLRVYWRSSGSLHNHLADLYGTSSNYTCTPPMGSNYCDVSEIVCGEVYTVVVAPLAQDGTKITFCPRRMYSVSCSGNTLGMVIYRGKRSVD